A DNA window from Daucus carota subsp. sativus chromosome 3, DH1 v3.0, whole genome shotgun sequence contains the following coding sequences:
- the LOC108212236 gene encoding AT-hook motif nuclear-localized protein 10 has product MEPGKSKEVVTTTKPSFTASAATTQAHSQLFIRNIKPTYNAQGTPVLEPLTGSFPPPQSQPAGREAVIGLPHEENRRGGSVSRKRGRPKMFGPQGCMAFSSYSQLQHSNANSSPGGSSLKARVKRGRPLGEIKQHKMEAPLVTNLEYKLKSDEVFYFAGSASRGFIPHVVTVQAGEDVSSKLMSFSQNVPRTICILSGSGAISTVTLRHPASSGGTTTYEGLFNILSISGSFSLSKDGQQSRTGGLSISLACQDGRFLGGCVAGPLIAASPVQVVVGNFIEEECRDHDATNQIPSSATEKFIPGGDSTGPSSSPPSHGTHSESSGRATY; this is encoded by the exons ATGGAACCTGGAAAAAGTAAAGAGGTGGTGACAACCACAAAGCCATCCTTTACTGCCTCTGCTGCAACAACTCAAGCACATTCACAGCTCTTTATAAGAAACATAAAACCTACTTACAATGCTCAAGGTACTCCTGTTCTCGAACCACTTACAGGCTCATTCCCACCTCCTCAGTCACAACCGGCTGGCCGGGAGGCAGTCATTGGCCTGCCACATGAAGAAAATAGGAGGGGTGGATCTGTGAGTAGAAAGAGAGGTCGGCCTAAAATGTTTGGCCCACAAGGATGCATGGCCTTCTCATCTTACTCTCAGCTCCAGCATTCAAATGCCAATTCTTCCCCGGGAGGTTCAAGCTTGAAAGCTCGAGTAAAAAGAGGCAGACCTCTTGGTGAAATCAAGCAGCACAAAATGGAGGCTCCTTTGG TTACCAATTTAGAGTATAAGCTCAAATCTGATGAGGTTTTCTACTTTGCAGGATCAGCAAGCAGGGGATTTATTCCACATGTGGTCACTGTGCAAGCTGGAGAG GATGTGTCTTCCAAATTAATGTCATTTTCTCAAAATGTTCCTAGGACCATCTGTATTCTATCTGGAAGTGGCGCCATATCTACTGTAACTTTACGTCACCCTGCAAGTTCTGGAGGAACTACAACATATGAG GggctatttaatatattatcaatatCTGGCTCATTTTCGCTGTCAAAAGATGGCCAGCAGAGCAGAACAGGCGGACTAAGTATCTCACTAGCCTGCCAAGATGGTCGGTTTCTAGGTGGTTGTGTGGCAGGCCCCCTAATAGCTGCATCTCCTGTTCAG GTTGTTGTCGGAAATTTCATTGAAGAAGAATGCCGAGATCATGATGCAACTAACCAGATACCTTCATCTGCGACAGAGAAGTTCATTCCGGGTGGGGATTCTACAGGTCCTAGCAGCAGCCCACCATCACATGGAACTCATAGTGAGTCCTCGGGCAGGGCAACCTATTGA
- the LOC108212235 gene encoding uncharacterized protein LOC108212235, whose translation MSNLTKLEFNALDISGNNYLTWILDAEIHLNAMGLGDTIKSGNIKSEQDKAKAMIFLRHHLHEGLKTEYLTVKDPSILWKELKERYDHQKTVILPKARYDWLHLRLQDFKSVSEYNSAMFKITSQLKLCGENVSDKDMLEKTYSTFHANNVLLQQQYRERGFTKYSELISVLLLAEQNNELLMKNHQARPTGSTPFPEVNVVTTNDSEQNKQFGRGRGHGRGFVRARGRARGRGFGHGRSYTHQPHSNFKKKSHHLKWTRNEEKPKGSTVVTRTESICHRCGMKGHWSRTCRTAKHLVDLYQASLKGVETNFTEKNDSLGIAHLEAHLGSGNQVDPSSLTHMEVGDFFEDGNVEMTKFDGGEN comes from the coding sequence ATGTCAAATCTTACAAAGCTCGAATTTAACGCTCTTGATATCTCTGGCAACAATTATTTGACATGGATTCTTGACGCTGAAATCCATCTCAATGCTATGGGTCTTGGAGACACCATAAAAAGTGGCAATATAAAATCTGAACAAGATAAAGCAAAGGCTATGATATTTCTTCGCCATCATCTACACGAGGGTTTAAAAACTGAATACTTAACTGTTAAGGATCCCTCAATCCTTTGGAAGGAACTAAAAGAAAGATATGATCATCAGAAAACGGTGATACTCCCAAAGGCTCGTTATGACTGGTTGCACTTACGTTTGCAAGATTTTAAAAGTGTAAGTGAGTATAACTCCGCTATGTTTAAGATAACTTCTCAACTGAAATTATGCGGTGAAAATGTATCTGATAAAGACATGTTGGAAAAGACTTATTCTACTTTCCATGCCAATAATGTGCTCCTGCAGCAGCAATATCGTGAACGGGGattcacaaaatattcagaACTTATTTCAGTGTTACTACTTGCTGAGCAAAATAATGAGCTCTTAATGAAAAATCATCAAGCACGTCCAACTGGATCAACACCATTCCCTGAAGTGAATGTTGTGACCACTAACGATTCTGAGCAAAATAAACAATTTGGACGTGGACGAGGGCATGGACGTGGATTTGTACGTGCCCGTGGACGTGCCCGTGGACGAGGTTTTGGGCATGGTCGAAGTTATACTCACCAACCTCACTCAAACTTTAAAAAGAAATCTCACCACTTGAAGTGGACAAGAAATGAGGAAAAACCAAAGGGAAGTACAGTGGTTACAAGGACTGAAAGTATATGTCACCGTTGTGGAATGAAAGGCCACTGGAGTCGTACCTGTCGTACGGCCAAACATTTAGTTGACCTCTATCAAGCCTCTTTAAAAGGTGTTGAAACTAATTTTACTGAGAAAAATGATTCCTTGGGAATTGCCCATCTAGAAGCACACCTTGGAAGTGGAAATCAAGTTGATCCTTCAAGCCTGACTCATATGGAAGTTGGTGATTTTTTTGAGGATGGGAATGTGGAGATGACCAAATTTGATGGCGGCGAGAACTAA
- the LOC108213581 gene encoding uncharacterized protein LOC108213581 — translation MGSGYQAGPSSSSGFRTFAYGDTTFTKVFVGGLPWETRSETLRRYFEQFGDIVEAVVITDNNTARSRGYGFVTFRDPESAKKACVDPTPIIDGRRANCNLASLGRPRPPLRFGRNRSTSPYLRGGLSATPGAYSGEFAYQQTLSYGYQQGLTYPPYGYMTYGLEYIYPQGVYNPFLAQQYPQVYGVPGSVNLATYPYSVSQYVPFLSGHGYTTSQGYSLPSHQAMQPGGPIVRSISTSLPTLQPQYPTGRVHFSQVPYSPFTL, via the exons ATGGGTAGTGGCTATCAGGCTGGGCCTAGCTCAAGCTCAGGTTTTCGGACATTTGCTTATGGTGACACTACTTTTACTAAGGTTTTTGTGGGAGGTTTGCCTTGGGAGACACGCAGTGAGACATTGCGTCGTTATTTCGAGCAATTTGGTGATATTGTTGAGGCTGTTGTCATCACTGATAACAACACTGCGAGATCCAGAGGTTATGGATTC GTGACTTTCCGGGATCCTGAATCTGCCAAGAAAGCTTGTGTTGATCCTACACCAATTATTGATGGTAGAAGGGCAAACTGCAATCTCGCTTCACTTGGACGCCCTCGTCCTCCTTTGCGGTTTG GACGTAATAGGTCCACATCACCTTACCTACGAGGGGGTCTTTCAGCTACTCCCGGGGCTTACAGTGGAGAATTCGCTTACCAACAAACACTGTCTTATGGCTATCAGCAGGGTTTGACATATCCACCATATGG GTATATGACATACGGTCTAGAATACATTTATCCACAG GGTGTGTATAACCCATTTCTCGCGCAGCAGTACCCCCAAGTATATGGAGTACCTGGATCTGTAAACTTAGCTACATATCCATACAGTGTCAGTCAgtatgttccttttctttctggTCATGGTTATACAACGTCGCAGGGCTATTCGCTGCCCAGTCATCAAGCAATGCAGCCTGGTGGCCCCATTGTCAGATCCATCTCAACATCTTTACCTACACTGCAGCCTCAATATCCAACAGGCAGAGTCCATTTCTCTCAAGTGCCTTACTCGCCTTTTACATTGTGA